In Proteus vulgaris, one DNA window encodes the following:
- the hemD gene encoding uroporphyrinogen-III synthase, translated as MSILITRPDPAGKALTQRLINAGKIAFQAPLIEITAGRELPLLDTKLKGLKAGDCVFLLSKNAVSYANWQLNQLQQSWPDTLSYYGIGQSTAKDFQHLSGLSIHYPEQGETSEDLLALPTLNQVKNKQILLLRGNGGRDLLATTLRQRGAMIDECECYQRLFIHYSPDDFALQWEKAQVDTLVVTSGEMLQQLFDLVAESKKAWLLNCHLLVVSERLATIAKRLGWETVTVAESANNDALFHALI; from the coding sequence ATGAGTATTTTAATCACTCGCCCTGATCCTGCAGGAAAAGCATTAACCCAGCGTTTAATTAATGCAGGGAAAATAGCATTTCAAGCACCTTTAATAGAGATCACCGCAGGTCGTGAGCTTCCTTTATTAGATACTAAGCTAAAAGGATTAAAGGCGGGTGATTGTGTCTTTTTACTTTCTAAAAATGCGGTGTCATACGCAAACTGGCAACTAAATCAATTACAACAATCATGGCCAGATACGCTATCCTATTATGGAATAGGCCAAAGCACAGCAAAGGATTTCCAACATTTAAGCGGTCTTTCTATTCACTATCCTGAGCAAGGAGAAACTAGCGAAGATCTTCTCGCGCTACCTACTCTCAATCAGGTGAAAAATAAACAGATCTTACTGCTTAGAGGTAACGGTGGTCGCGACTTACTTGCAACAACATTGCGCCAACGAGGTGCAATGATTGATGAATGCGAATGTTACCAACGCCTATTTATTCATTACTCCCCTGACGATTTTGCACTTCAGTGGGAAAAAGCACAGGTTGATACACTTGTTGTCACTAGCGGTGAAATGTTACAACAACTCTTTGATCTAGTCGCTGAATCTAAGAAAGCATGGCTGTTAAACTGCCATTTACTGGTGGTGAGTGAACGATTAGCAACAATAGCAAAAAGATTAGGGTGGGAAACCGTCACCGTTGCTGAAAGTGCCAATAATGATGCTTTATTTCATGCATTAATATAG
- the hemC gene encoding hydroxymethylbilane synthase, which translates to MSKSTIRIATRQSPLAMWQALYVKEQLQLAHPGLVVELIPMVTKGDIILDTPLAKVGGKGLFVKELELALLGSRADIAVHSMKDVPIDFPEGLGLVTICEREDPRDAFVSNHYDSLEHLPAGSIVGTSSLRRQCQLKAQRPDLIIRDLRGNVGTRLSKLDNGDYDAIILAVAGLKRLGLNERICTPLSAEQSLPAVGQGAVGIECRLDDDDTRQLLDALNHSRTAICVKAERAMNTRLEGGCQVPIGSYAIWQNDKIWLRALVGSPDGETILRGERLVSPQEAETAGISLAEELLDKGARAILTAVYQGNTPA; encoded by the coding sequence ATGTCAAAAAGTACCATCCGTATCGCTACCCGCCAAAGCCCTCTTGCTATGTGGCAGGCGCTTTATGTGAAAGAACAACTACAACTTGCTCATCCAGGTTTAGTCGTCGAATTAATACCGATGGTCACTAAAGGTGACATCATTTTAGATACACCTTTAGCTAAAGTGGGTGGTAAAGGGCTCTTTGTAAAAGAATTAGAACTTGCTCTACTTGGATCACGTGCAGATATCGCCGTTCATTCTATGAAAGATGTTCCAATTGATTTTCCCGAAGGTCTAGGATTAGTGACAATTTGTGAACGAGAAGATCCTCGAGATGCCTTTGTTTCTAACCATTATGATTCATTAGAGCACCTCCCAGCAGGTAGCATTGTGGGCACATCAAGTTTACGTCGCCAATGCCAATTAAAAGCACAACGCCCTGATCTGATTATTCGTGATTTACGAGGTAATGTAGGTACTCGCTTAAGTAAATTAGATAACGGCGATTACGATGCCATTATTCTTGCTGTTGCAGGCTTAAAACGTCTTGGTCTAAATGAACGTATCTGCACACCATTATCCGCCGAGCAATCCTTACCTGCGGTTGGACAAGGTGCTGTGGGAATTGAATGTCGTTTAGATGACGATGATACTCGTCAGTTATTAGATGCTCTCAATCATTCCCGAACAGCAATTTGTGTTAAAGCAGAGCGTGCAATGAATACGCGCCTTGAAGGGGGTTGCCAAGTTCCAATTGGAAGCTATGCTATTTGGCAAAATGACAAAATTTGGTTACGGGCTTTAGTCGGTTCACCTGACGGCGAAACTATTTTACGTGGTGAGCGTTTAGTTTCCCCACAAGAAGCTGAAACCGCAGGTATTTCTCTAGCTGAAGAGCTTTTAGATAAAGGTGCCAGAGCCATTTTAACAGCGGTATATCAAGGCAATACACCTGCATGA
- the hemX gene encoding uroporphyrinogen-III C-methyltransferase encodes MTEQKNTNDNDLPKDTAKADENVRYQEVKPVNNKRSGLIGSAVAILVILAIGGGLYYYTNQQASKLSAENQSLKSELTQLQQLQNTYQQRFDNIDSLFNSQKQIIEKLQNERQTTDNQIQDLQTRFAAISSADVKSWLLAQADFMVKMAGRKLWNDQDVVTAVSLLKGADSSLAEMNDPSLLEIRRAINEDISSLAALTKIDNDGTILQINQLANQVDNLRLADLERNGPPMDKDDETISGSLSDWKQNLSKSWKSFMDDFITIRRRDTEAVPLLAPNQDIYLRENIRSRLLIASQAVPRHQTEIYQQSLEAVSTWVRAYFDTSDPSTTAFLETVSELEKQPITLTMPTELKSPVLLEKRVERQIRNLLAQNEYTQPKAVEAQDAQAVEAEQSTPESAQDAAADSTAADAPIAQQGE; translated from the coding sequence ATGACGGAACAGAAAAATACAAATGATAATGACTTACCAAAAGATACAGCTAAAGCTGATGAGAATGTCCGCTATCAGGAAGTCAAACCTGTTAATAATAAGCGCTCAGGCCTAATTGGAAGTGCTGTTGCTATCCTTGTTATTTTGGCAATCGGTGGTGGTCTTTACTATTACACCAATCAACAGGCTTCAAAGTTAAGTGCAGAAAATCAATCACTTAAATCAGAGCTAACTCAATTACAGCAGCTACAAAATACCTATCAACAACGCTTTGATAATATTGATAGTTTATTTAACTCACAAAAACAAATTATTGAGAAATTACAAAACGAGCGCCAAACCACAGATAATCAAATTCAAGATCTACAAACTCGATTTGCGGCTATTTCCAGTGCAGATGTCAAAAGTTGGTTATTAGCACAAGCCGATTTTATGGTGAAAATGGCGGGTCGTAAGTTATGGAATGATCAAGATGTGGTGACCGCAGTAAGTTTACTAAAAGGTGCTGATAGTAGCTTGGCAGAAATGAACGATCCAAGTTTACTTGAAATTCGTCGTGCTATTAATGAAGATATCAGCAGTTTAGCCGCATTAACCAAGATTGATAATGACGGCACTATCTTACAGATAAATCAGTTAGCTAATCAGGTTGATAATCTTCGTTTAGCAGATCTCGAGCGTAATGGCCCCCCTATGGATAAAGATGACGAAACTATTTCAGGTTCGTTGTCAGATTGGAAACAAAACCTAAGTAAAAGCTGGAAAAGCTTTATGGATGACTTCATTACTATCCGTCGTCGAGATACTGAAGCAGTGCCTTTATTAGCGCCAAACCAAGATATCTATTTACGTGAGAATATTCGTTCACGTTTATTAATTGCTTCCCAAGCTGTCCCTCGCCATCAAACTGAGATCTATCAGCAATCGCTTGAGGCAGTATCCACTTGGGTTCGTGCTTATTTCGATACCTCTGATCCAAGTACAACCGCATTTTTAGAGACTGTCTCTGAATTAGAAAAACAACCTATCACGCTGACAATGCCTACAGAATTAAAAAGCCCAGTACTGTTAGAAAAACGTGTAGAAAGACAGATCCGTAACTTACTGGCGCAAAATGAGTATACTCAACCGAAAGCTGTTGAAGCTCAAGATGCGCAAGCAGTAGAAGCTGAACAAAGTACACCAGAAAGTGCACAAGATGCGGCTGCTGATAGTACAGCAGCTGATGCGCCTATAGCACAACAAGGAGAATAA